A genomic region of Pseudomonas sp. MPC6 contains the following coding sequences:
- a CDS encoding DUF1161 domain-containing protein: MKKFILAVGLLSLAGTAFAEGKSCEELKAEIAARLDAKGVAGYSLEIVDKGTVTDGKVVGTCEKGTKEIVYKR; the protein is encoded by the coding sequence ATGAAGAAGTTTATTTTAGCGGTGGGTTTGTTGAGCCTTGCGGGTACCGCCTTTGCCGAGGGCAAATCGTGCGAAGAGCTGAAAGCCGAGATCGCAGCGAGACTTGATGCCAAGGGCGTAGCAGGTTATTCGCTGGAGATCGTCGATAAAGGCACTGTTACTGATGGGAAAGTCGTCGGCACTTGTGAAAAGGGCACCAAGGAAATCGTCTACAAGAGGTAA
- a CDS encoding dodecin — protein sequence MTDHHTYKKVELVGSSASSIEDAINNALAEANKSLKYMEWFEVTETRGHIKDGKAAHFQVTLKVGFRIASS from the coding sequence ATGACAGATCATCACACCTACAAGAAAGTCGAGCTGGTCGGCTCATCCGCCAGCAGCATCGAAGACGCCATCAACAACGCCTTGGCCGAAGCCAATAAAAGCCTCAAGTACATGGAATGGTTCGAGGTGACCGAAACACGTGGGCATATCAAGGACGGTAAGGCTGCCCATTTCCAGGTGACGCTCAAGGTCGGATTCCGAATTGCGAGCAGCTGA